In Mesoaciditoga lauensis cd-1655R = DSM 25116, one genomic interval encodes:
- a CDS encoding ArsR/SmtB family transcription factor yields MNIKTINSMANLARLFGNELRIKILMYLLEKEEACVNEIVQGLNLKQSTVSNQLKILKMGKIIKMRKEGKKIFYSLADSHISVILNTLRDHVKEDE; encoded by the coding sequence ATGAATATAAAAACTATAAATTCGATGGCAAATCTAGCAAGGCTTTTTGGAAACGAGTTGAGAATAAAGATCCTCATGTACCTTTTAGAAAAAGAAGAAGCGTGTGTTAACGAAATAGTACAAGGATTGAATCTCAAACAGTCAACCGTTTCCAATCAATTGAAAATTCTTAAGATGGGAAAAATCATAAAAATGCGAAAGGAGGGAAAAAAGATATTCTATTCTCTGGCCGATTCGCATATTTCGGTCATTTTAAATACCCTTAGAGATCACGTAAAGGAGGACGAGTAA